The DNA window GTCGACCTTTGTCGTGGATCGCGAGGGCAAGATCGCCCAAGTCTGGCGCAAGGTCAAAGTGCCGGGTCACGTGGATGAGGTGCTGGAAGCTGTCAAAGCGCTCTGACCTTTTGACGATACCTACACTGGGCGTGGTTTACGGACCGCGCCCTTTTTCCTGTCTGTGAGGTCTGGCACAGACCCTGTGCAGGTGTAGAGATTGGAACACTCACCCGCTCCTCCCACTTCCTGTGGCGAAAGGAGCGAGACCATGACCCAAACCACTTTTGACATCAGGACCCACAACATGCCGGACGAGATGCGTGTCTTGCTCGACACCTATCCGCGCGACAGTTGGGAGGCGCACCCCGGCTTCAAGGACAAGACCCGCCAATGGCTGGGCGCCCATCAGGGCTTTCGCAAGCTGGCCGAGGTTCTGCGCGAAGATGCCGAGGTCTATCTGGACAAGGACATGGGCGATGGCACCTATGCCGCGCGCCTGTCCTATTACGGCAATGCGCTGGTCGGGAACCTGCATGGGCACCACGGGTGGGAGGATCGCAGTTACTTCCCTGAACTGTCCGAGGCTGATCCCCGCTTTGATCACGGGCTTGAAGTGTTGGAACAGGACCATGCCGATCTGGACAAGGTGCTGGACAGCTACACCAAAAGCGCAAATCGTGTGATCAAACTGATGCAGCTTGATCCCGGTCAGGTCCGCGACGAAGTGGGCGCCTTGCATGGCACCTCGGAAGCAATCGAGGCGTTTTTGCAGCGTCACCTGAGCGATGAAGAGGAGCTGGCCGTTCCGATCATCCTGCATCACCGGCTGAGAGGATAAGCCCATGGGCGACCGTTCCACCCAAGAAGACCAGACCGGCGCCACAACGCGCCGCGCACAAGGTGAATTTGTGCGCGGCGTCAGCGGGTTCCGCCATGCCATTGGTGATCCCGGCTTCCCCCCAGAGCCTGGGCGCTATCACCTGTTTGTTGCGCTTAACTGCCCCTGGTGTCACCGCGTGACGCTGGCGCGCAATGTTCTGGGACTGCAGGACAGCATCACGATGGACGTGGCCTTTCCCAACCGCACGGATAAAAACGACCCCGATGGCCCCAACAACTGGCAATTCGCTCCTGACAAGGTGGCAAGCCTGACAGGGAGCACCCTGCCGGAGTGCACGGGCGAGACCGCGACCGGGCAAGGGTTTCGTCTGGTCAAACAGATCTATGAGGCCGAAGGGGCAACCGAGCGCTCTGTTCCTATCCTCTACGACAAGCAGCAACAGCGCATCGTGAACAACGAAAGCGCCGAGATCATTCGGATGCTGGGGGAACATGCGCAGGCTCTTGGTGGCGATGGCGGCGTTGACCTTTACCCGGTGGACGCACGCCCTGAGGTCGACGTGTTGAACGAGCAAATCTATGTCTCCATCAACAATGGGGCCTACAAGGCTGGGTTTTCTTCGGATCAGACGGTCTATGCCAGCGCCTATGCCGCCTACTTCCATACCCTCGACGAATTGGAGCACCGCCTGAGTGATGGCCGCCCCTATCTGACGGGCGACCGCTTTACCGAGGCTGACCTGCGCCTCTTCCCCACGCTCTATCGTCACGATCCGGTCTATTACCTGCGAATGAAGCTGAACGGGGCCAAGATCCTGGACTATCCGCATCTGTGGCGATGGCTGTGTCGGGTCCATGCCCTGCCCGGCGTCGCGGACAGCTGTTCGCTGGTGCATTGTCGTCAGGGGTATTTTGGGCGCAGCTGGAATGGCGTTGTCCCCCTGGGGCCGGAGAAGCCCATGCCCTACCCCCAAGCCTATGACCATCCAGAGCTTGCCCTCGACGCATAGCGGTTGGATCAGCCGAGAAACCTGATATTCAGCGCGTCAGACCAAAGACGGAGCACGCAGGCCGATGGATCACAGCACGACAGACACCCCAAAGACGCTGGCCGCGATGGCTGTCGACGTGCTGACCACCGCTGATGGCCGTGCCAAAACCGCCAAATCCCGCACCTATGCCGCGCAGTGGAAAGCCGCGCGTGCAGCAGGCGAGATCATAGAGATTGGTGAAGCCACGCCCCCCGATCACCCGGCTCGGCCTGACAAACCCGATCTGCTGTCCCCCCGCGATGTGCCGAAACGCAAACCCGGCTCGCCTGCCGGTCGGATCGCCCTGTTGCATGCAGTCGCGCATATCGAGCTGAACGCCGTCGATCTGCATTGGGATATCATCGCGCGGTTCACGGATGTGCCGATGCCCATGGGGTTCTATGATGACTGGGTGCAGGCCGCAGATGAGGAATCGAACCATTTCAACATGATGTGCGACTGCCTTGAGGCGATGGATAGCCACTATGGCGCCTTGCCAGCGCACGCAGGCATGTGGCGCGCCGCTATCGACACGTCCGACGACCTATTGGGTCGGCTGGCGATTGTCCCCATGGTGCTTGAGGCACGCGGGCTGGATGTGACCCCCGGTATGATCAAGATCTTTCAGAACGCCAAAGAGACCCAGGCCGTTGGCTGTCTGGAAACGATCTATGCCGAAGAGGTGAGCCACGTGGCCTATGGCTCGAAATGGTTCAACTTTCTCTGCGGGCGCGACAACATCGACCCCAAGGAGGAGTTCCACAAACTGGTGCGTCACTACTTCAAAGGCGGGTTGAAGCCTCCGTTCAACGAAGAGAAGCGCGCCGATGCCGGCCTGCCGCCCGACTTCTATTGGCCGCTGGCCGATCAATACCCCGCACACGTACGCTAACCCCGTCAAGCGCCCGATTTTCTGATGCGGATCAGGGACAACCCCCTGATCCTTGGTCACAAAAACCGCCTCATCGGCAACAATCCGCTCATGTTCGGCGCGAAACCCCGTCAGAATCACCTTGGAAGTTAACAAACTTGCCCAAACGGGCCTGTCTGGCTATTCAGTCGGCCCAAGGCTGACGGTCACTCACCGAAAACGCCGTCAGAGGGGTAAGACAAGGAAAGACGCGTGCGAACACGTCTGGCAATCAAGATACACGCGTTTCTGGAGAGGATCTTTCCCGAACGCCGCCTGTTTCTCAAATCCGACACCGACACCAGGTTCATCCGGCTGCGGCCGGAAACACAGCTGATCGCCTATGCCGGCGTGACCGTGGTTGTGGCCTGGGCCATCGTGGCCACCGCGATCCTGTTGATGGACAGCATCGGGTCGGGCAACTTCCGTGAACAAGCCAAACGCGATCAGATGACCTATCAAGAGCGGCTCAACGCCTTGTCGGGTGAACGCGATGCCCGCGCCGAAGAGGCACTTGCCGCACAGGCGCGGTTCAATGCGGCACTCGATCAGATCTCGGTCATGCAATCCGAGCTGCTGGAATCCGAGACCCGCCGCCGCGAGTTGGAAACCGGAATCGATGTGATCCAGAGCACCTTGCGCAACACCATGAAGGACCGCGAGGCAGCCCGCGACGCGTTGACCCAACTTGAAGCGCAGAATCAGGACGATGCAACCGTTCACCACGTTGCGGCCTCTGCCCCGGTGCAGATGACGTTTATGGCCGATGCGCTGGAACGTACGGCACAGCAGCGCGATCAGGTGATCTCGGACGCGCAATCGGCGCTGGACCAGCGCGACGAGCTGGAATTGGAAATCCGCCTGATGCGGGAACAGAACGATCAGATCTTCCGCCAGCTGGAAGAGGCGATGACCATCTCGGTCGAGCCGCTGGACAAGATGTTCCGTAACGCAGGCATGCCCACTGACCGCATCATCGAGCAGGTCCGGCGGGGTTACAGCGGTCAGGGCGGTCCGCTCACCCCTTTATCCCTGAGCACGCGCGGTGAAGAACCCTCGGCTGACGAGGCCCGCGCGAACCAGCTGCTGCGGCAGATGGACCAGTTGAACCTGTATCGCATTGCCGCCGAAAAGGCGCCCTTTGCCAGCCCTGTGCGCGCGGCAGTTCGCTATACCAGCGGCTTTGGCTATCGCCGCGACCCCAAGACCGGTGGTCGGCGCATGCACAACGGCTCGGACTTTGCCGGGCCCCATGGCACCGACATCTTTGCCACCGCCGATGGCGTAGTGACGCACGCAGGCTGGCAGTCGGGCTTTGGGCGGTTGGTGAGAATCCAGCATGCCTTTGGAATTGAGACGCTTTATGCTCATAACACGCGGATTCGCGTGAAGAAGGGTCAAAGGGTCTCGCGCGGGGATCATATTGCTGATATGGGTAGCACCGGACGGTCGACTGGCACCCACCTCCATTATGAGGTACGCGTGAACGGGAGACCCGTAAACCCCATGATCTACATCAAGGCTGCACGAAATGTTTTCTAAGAGCAAAATCAACGAGCCGGGCACAAAGGCCCCCGAAGCTGCAAAGCCTGCGGCGCCGACCTCTGCCCCGGCAGCCCCTGCCCAAAGCGATTTCAAAGCCAGCGCCCCCAAAGCCAAGCCACCCGCATCCGTGCTGTCATCGGACCTGCACATCACCGGCAATCTCAAGACGACGGGTGACATCCAGGTCGAAGGCACTGTCGAGGGCGACATCCGCGCGCATCTGCTGACCATCGGTGAAAGCGCAACAATAAAGGGTGAAGTCACTGCAGATGACGTCGTCATCAACGGCCGCATCGTGGGCCGTGTGCGTGGCCTCAAGGTGCGCCTGACTTCGACCGCGCGCGTCGAAGGCGACATCATCCACAAGACCATCGCGATCGAAAGCGGCGCCCATTTCGAGGGTTCCGTACAGCGTCAGGACGACCCGCTGAACCCCGGCCGCGCCACCAAGCCCGGTGCCAATCCGGCAGCAGCACCCGCCGCAGCCCCGGCCGAAGGCAAGTAATCTCGCGCCCATGCGCCAGAGGACATTGAATGCGCCGATACGGAATTTCCGTGTCGGCGCTTTTTTGTGCAATCGGCACAAGATTCGCTGGAATTGAACATACCCCCTTCCCTGCTGGGCGGAATTCCGCACAATAGAAATTGAGCAGCCTGTGCAGAACGCACGACCGGCCGCATTCACATGTAGGGGGACATCATGAAACGCATTCTGCTTGGGGCCGCGTTGGCCGCACTTACCACGGGCTCAGCGGCTGTTGCCGAAGACCTGGAGTTCTTTCTGATCAACGAATCCAGTGCGGACCTGATCGGCTTCAACGTCAGCGCAGCCTCATCGGACGCGTGGGAGGACAACCTTCTCGAAGGCGGTTATCTCGCCTCGGGCTATGAGATCGGCGTTCTGATTGCGGACGGTCTGAGCACCTGCGTCTATGACATCCGCGGGCAGTTCTCGGACGGGGCCGAGTTCGAGGACTATGGCCTCGATCTGTGTGACATGGGGTCTTACACCTTCAGCGACGGCTAATTGCCAAGCATCCAGTGCCCGTCAGGCCAGAACGCGTGGAAGGCAAAGGCGAACATGACGTCATGGGGCAGATCACGCCCTTGCCCGTCTGTCACGCGAATGCTGCCAACGTCCTTGCCACGCGCGATGCGACCAGTATCCAAAGCCGAGGCCTGCCCGGCTTTCCAACTCAGCACCACGCCGGCCTCGCGCAAGTCGGTTGCGTTTCGTAGCCGAGATAGGGGCCAAGCGCGATCGCCAACGCGCACCACCCGCGCCAGCGGCGGAATGCCATGAGGCGGAAGCGCGCCGTTGTATAGGAACGGTTGGCTCAGACTGTCATAACCTTCGTAGGGGTTACGTCCGTAGGACCGGTTGTAGCTGGGCTGCGCCATCACCAGACCTTGGGGGTTGCGCGCCTTGAACTCATCCCAACTTTCCATCCAGGTCGGCAGCGCCCTCAATTGGGTGCCATTCAACTCTCCGACAATGGCCGTGCCAATGGCCTGCTGCCACCAGCTATGGGTTTCACGGTCATACATAATCATGTCCGAATGACGCAGCTTGCCCGAGACACCAAAGCTCAGCACTTTCCCCCGAACCCGCCGGTCAAAGGTAATCCCCGAATTGCACAGCGGGCAGAAGGTCACCGCCACGGGGATGCCGCCCACGGTGTCGTTCACGATCTCATGCCACATCAGATATCGGATCGGATAGGCGCGCGGTTCGACCCCATCGATTTCAACTGTGATCACCGGCTCGCGTCCTTTGATCCTGCGCTCGTCCTCAGCGCGCAGAAAGCTCGGGTCGCTCAGGGCTGGGATACCATCCTTGGGCGGGCCGCCTGACAGGATCTCTCCCCAATTCTGCACGCTGCTGCGCGAGAAGTCGGTGTCAGGCCACTCGTGGCGCCAGAACTCGGGGCTGGAAAGCGCCACCGACGCGATCAAAGAAAAGAGGAATATGAACAATCCACGCATGGGTCACACCTTTGCAGTGTTGCGACGTGGAGAGTGTGCGGACACATGGGCCAACTGAACAGCCCATCACACGCAGATTTGACAAAAGGTGCGGTGCCCCAAGCAACAGGGACACCGCAAAAAACGTCACTTGGTCACGGTGACCTTTTTCATAACGTCCGGCTGACCGATCACGGCACCGTTCTGGCCTTTGCCGCGCTTGATCTGGTCCACCACGTCCATACCGCCGGTGACCTTGCCCACAACGGTGTATTGCCCGTTCAGGAAATGACCTGCGTCAAACATGATGAAGAACTGCGAGTTGGCACTGTTCGGGTTCTGCGACCGCGCCATGCCGACCACACCGCGATCAAACGGGATGTCCGAAAACTCGGCGGGCAGGTCCGGACGGCTAGAGCCGCCACGGCCCGCGGCCGCCATGTTGCCGCCCAGCTTGCCAAACTCGACATCCCCTGTCTGCGCCATGAAGTCCTCGATCACACGGTGGAACACCACGCCATCATACTGACCTTCGGCAGCCAGAGCCGCGATCTGTTCCACGTGCTTGGGCGCCACATCTTCCAGCAGGTCGATGGTGATCGTGCCGTTGGCCTCGCCTTCGACCTCGATTTGCAAACCAGTGGCCAGCGCAGGGCTGGCCATCAGCGCAAAGACAGCTGCGAGCTTACGCATCTGCGGCCACCTTGACGCTGATCATGCGGTCGGGGCTTGCAGGCGGCTCGCCACGCACGATGGCGTCGACATGCTCCATACCTTCGATGACGCGTCCATAAACAGTGTACTGGCCATTCAAGAAGTGGTTGTCCTTGAAGTTGATGAAGAACTGCGAGTTGGCGCTGTCGGGGTTCGCCGAACGGGCAGCACCCAGAGTGCCACGGTCATGCGGCAGTTTCGAGAACTCGGCCGGAACGTTGGGCAGCGACGAGCCACCGGTGCCCGCCATACGCAGGTTGAACCCGTCTTCCATGTCGCCGTGCTGTACGTCGCCGGTCTGCGCCATGAAGCCGTCGATCACACGGTGAAAGGCCACGTTGTCATATTCGCCCGCGCGCGCCAGTTCTTTCATGCGTTCGCTGTGCTTGGGTGCCACATCTGGCAGCAGCTCGATGACGACATTGCCGCCCTTCAGCTCGACGATGACGGTGTTTTCTGGATCCTTGATCTCGGCCATTGGGCCCTCCTGTAGCAAGTTGTTGGGCGAATACCTAAGCGCCCCCTGACCGATTGCCAAGTCGCGCATTGACCTGAGGGGCGATTCCGGGGAAAGAGCAGCCAAGTTTTGTTGATTTTGAGCGGAGCACATGATGGCCTGGAAAACACTCGACGACATGGATCTGAACGGCAAGCGCGTTTTGGTGCGCGTGGACATCAATGTGCCGATCGTGGATGGCGTTGTGACCGACTCCACCCGCATCCGTCGCATCGCCCCCACCGTGCGCGACATCCTGGCCGCTGGTGGCAAACCGATCCTGCTGGCGCATTTTGGCCGCCCCGGTGGCGAGCGTCGCGAGAACCTGTCGCTGAACCAACTGGTGCCGACGCTGGAGCGCGCGTTTGAAACCAAAGTGCATTTCGCTGCCGACTGCGTGGGCACCGGCGCTGAGCTGGCCGCCGAGCAATTGCAGCCGGGTGAGGTTCTGCTGCTCGAAAACACCCGTTTCCACGCGGCTGAAACCAAGAACGACCCGGATCTGGCCGCAGGCATGGCGCGACTGGGTGACGTGTATTGCAACGATGCCTTTTCAGCCGCGCACCGTGCGCACTCCTCGACCGAAGCACTGGCGCGCCTGCTGCCCGCCTGTGCAGGCCGCCTGATGCAGGCCGAGTTGGAGGCCCTGGAAAGCGCACTCGGTCAGCCCGAGCGCCCGGTGACTGCCGTTGTGGGCGGGGCCAAGGTGTCGACCAAGCTGGAACTCTTGAGCAACCTGATCGAAAAAGTGGATTACCTGGTGATTGGTGGCGGCATGGCCAACACCTTTCTCGTCGCCAAAGGCATGGGTGTCGGCAAATCGCTGGCGGAACGCATCATGAAGGACACCGCCGCCAAGATCATCGAAAAGGCCGACGGTCTGGGCTGCCAGATCATCCTGCCCACCGACATCGTTGTGGCGGAAAAGTTCGAAAGCCACGCCCCGCATCAGGTGCTGCCCGCCGATCAGTGCCCCGAAGAGGGCATGATCCTGGACGCAGGCCCCGACAGCGTTGCGCGCATCACCGAGATTTTCGGTCAGAGCAAGACCGTGATCTGGAACGGTCCCCTTGGCGCGTTCGAGCTGGAACCCTTTGACGCCGCAACCAATGCCGCAGCCTTGAAGGCCGCTGCCATGACCAACGCTGGTCAGTTGACCTCGGTCGCCGGTGGCGGGGACACGGTTGCCGCGTTGAATGCCTCGGGGGCGGCAGGTGACTTTTCCTATATCTCGACCGCTGGCGGCGCTTTCCTGGAGTGGATGGAAGGAAAAACCCTGCCCGGTGTCGCAGCGCTGGAAGAGGCAGGCTGAGCCATACAACCTTACCGGCTGAAATCATTGTGAATTCCCCTGATTTAGGGGATTCACATGCTGATTCGCCTGTGCCATACTGCACAGCAGACGCCCGCAAAGGGTGCGAGCAGAATACTATCAGAGGCAGGACAACGGCGTGCCCCGTTCCAACAGACCCAGCTTTGGTGCATTGATCTTTTTCGCCGTGGCGTTTGCCCTGGGCACTTATTTCACCTTTGCCGCCGTGCAGGGGGATTTCGGGCTGTTCCGCCGGGCCGAGATTGCAGCCGAAGCCGATGCGTTGTCGCGTGATCTGGGCAGGCTGAACGCCGAGATCGATCAGATGAGCAACCTGACCCTGCGCCTGTCTGACAGCTATCTGGATCTGGATCTGCTGGACCAACAGGCCCGCTCGGTTCTGGGTCTGCTGCGGGCCGACGAGATCGTCATCCGCTAGACATTTTGTACATTTCCCAAGCAGATATCAGCGCGACTTTCCCCCGCGTCACAATTTCACTCGCCTTGTTGCGGGAAATGTTCTATTAGATAGTTTAACGCTAAACTATCTTGCCGGAAGGGGGAGATCGCCACGATGGCCGCGCGAAAAAGTACAAAGAAACCAAATGTTTCTGCTGAAGAGCTTTTGAATTATTACAAAGAGATGTTGCTGATCCGCCGATTCGAAGAAAAGGCAGGTCAGCTTTATGGCATGGGCCTGATCGGCGGTTTCTGCCACCTCTACATCGGCCAAGAGGCCGTTGTTGTCGGCCTCGAGGCTGCCGCCGAAGAAGGCGACAAACGCATCACATCCTACCGCGATCACGGCCACATGCTGGCCTGTGGCATGGACCCGGGCGGCGTCATGGCCGAACTGACCGGCCGCGAGGGTGGCCTGTCCAAGGGCAAGGGCGGCTCGATGCACATGTTCTCGAAAGAGAAACATTTCTACGGCGGCCACGGCATCGTGGGCGCGCAGGTGCCCCTGGGGGCCGGTCTGGCGTTTGCCGACAAATACAAGGGCAACGGGCGCGTCACATTCACCTATTTCGGCGATGGCGCGGCAAACCAGGGCCAAGTGTATGAGGCGTTCAACATGGCCGCCCTCTGGGATCTGCCCGTGGTCTTCGTGATCGAGAACAACCAATACGCCATGGGCACCGCGCAATCGCGCTCGACCTCGACCCCCGACATCTACACCCGTGGTGAGGCCTTCGGCATCCCCGGCGAGGCGGTCGACGGCATGAACGTTCTGGCGGTCAAGGAAGCTGGCGAAAAGGCCGTGGCGCACTGCCGCGCGGGCAAGGGTCCCTACATCCTGGAGATCAAGACCTACCGCTACCGCGGCCACTCGATGTCGGACCCGGCAAAATACCGGACCCGCGAAGAGGTTCAGCGCATGCGCGAAGAGCGGGATCCGATCGAACAGGTCCGTTCGATGCTGCTCACCGGCAAACACGCCAGCGAAGATGACCTCAAGGCCATCGACAAGGAAATCAAGGACGTGGTGAACGCGGCCGCCGATTTCGCCAAGGAAAGCCCCGAGCCCGCAGTTGAAGAGCTCTGGACTGACATTTACGCCTGAGGGGAAAGATAGACATGGCAACCGAAATTCTCATGCCCGCCCTGTCGCCGACCATGGAGGAAGGCACACTGGCCAAATGGCTGGTCAAAGAGGGCGACACCGTATCCTCGGGCGATATCATGGCCGAGATCGAAACTGACAAGGCCACGATGGAATTCGAGGCGGTCGACGAAGGCACCATCGGCAAGATCCTGGTGGCCGAGGGCACCGAAGGGGTCAAGGTGAACACCCCCATCGCCGTGCTGCTCGAAGAAGGCGAAAGCGCCGACGCCATCGTCAGCGCACCGTCGGCCGCCACCGCGGGCAACGAGGCGGCCCCCGCAGGGGGCTCCGAGGCGCCTGCCCCTGCCCCGGCTGCTGCGGCCCCCGCGGCACCGCAGGTTGATCTGACGCCGGATTGGCCCGAAGGCACCGAAATGAAGCAGCAAACGGTCCGCGAAGCCCTCCGCGACGCCATGGCCGAAGAGATGCGCCGCGACGAAGATGTCTATCTGATGGGCGAAGAAGTCGCCGAATATCAGGGCGCCTACAAGGTCTCGCAGGGCATGTTGGACGAATTCGGTTCCAAGCGCGTCATCGACACGCCGATCACCGAACACGGTTTTGCCGGCATCGCCACAGGCTCGGCTATGGCGGGTCTGCGCCCGATCGTCGAATTCATGACATTCAACTTTGCGATGCAGGCGATCGACCACATCCTGAACTCCGCCGCCAAGACACTCTACATGTCCGGCGGTCAGATGGGCGCGCCCATGGTGTTCCGTGGTCCCAACGGTGCTGCCGCCCGCGTCGGTGCTCAACACAGCCAGGACTATGCTGCGTGGTACATGCAGATCCCCGGTCTGAAAGTCGTCATGCCCTATTCGGCCTCAGACGCCAAAGGCCTGATGAAAACCGCCATCCGCGACAACAACCCGGTGGTCTTCTTGGAAAACGAAATCCTCTATGGCCGCTCGTTTGACGTACCGGTGATGGATGATTTCACCGTTCCCTTCGGCAAGGCCCGCATCTGGCGCGAAGGTTCGGACGTCACCATCGTCTCCTTCGGGATCGGCATGCAGTATGCTCTGGAAGCCGCTGACAAACTGGCCGAAGAGGGTATCTCAGCCGAAGTCATCGACCTGCGCACCCTGCGCCCAATGGACACCGGCAGCATTATCAACTCGGTGATGAAAACCAACCGGCTTGTAACGGTCGAAGAAGGCTGGCCCCAAGGGTCGGTCGGCAGCTACATCAGCTCGGTCGTGATGCAGGAAGCGTTCGATTACCTCGACGCACCCGTGATCAACCTGACCGGCAAGGATGTCCCAATGCCTTACGCCGCCAACCTGGAAAAACTGGCGCTGGTGACCACGGATGAGGTGATCGCTGCCGTCAAACAAGTGACCTACCGCTGATCGGATGGAGGTTCGGGGTCGTGATCCAGGAACCGAATGTTACCGCGTCACCCATGATGTGGATGGGCGCACAGTGACGGCTCTGGTTCCTGAACGGTTGGCCGCCGACCTCCGCCTGTTCGGCTCGAGGCCCTCACATCAGATGGCATACGTCTGGATGGCCGAGAACAAAGACAAGATCGAAGCCGCAATCGCCAAGCTGGCGCGCGGCAAGGGGGCTCCCCGGCCCCCATTTGACCAAATCACATTGATTGAGGAGCGCTGACATGCCCACCGAAATCCTGATGCCTGCCCTCTCCCCCACGATGGAGGAAGGCACCCTGGCCAAATGGCTCGTCAAGGAAGGCGACACCGTCTCCTCGGGCGATCTGCTGGCTGAAATTGAAACCGACAAGGCGACGATGGAGTTCGAAGCCGTCGACGAAGGCACCATCGGCAAGATCCTGATCCCCGAGGGGACAGAGGCGGTCAAGGTGAACACGCCAATCGCTGTCCTGCTCGAAGAGGGCGAAAGCGCGGACGATATCGGCACGAGCGTGGCGGCTGCCCCCGCAGCCGCTGCGGGCAACGAGGCCACCCCTGCGGTGGTTGAGGCGCCCGCCCCTGCCGCAACCCCTGCCCCGGCAGCTCCGGCCAAGGCCGATGGCGGTCGCATCTTTGCCTCGCCGCTGGCCCGCCGCATCGCTGCCCAAAAGGGTCTAGATCTGGCACAGATCACCGGCTCGGGCCCCCATGGCCGCATCGTCAAGGCCGACGTCGAGAGCGCAACAGCCACCACACCTGCTTCCGCACCAGCGGCGGCTTCGGCACCTGCTCCGGCAGCGACCGCCCCTGCCGCCGCCCCGGCGACCGGCCCCTCAGCCGACATGGTGGCCCGCATGTACGAAGGCCGTGAGTACGAAGAGGTCAAACTCGACGGCATGCGCAAAACCATTGCGGCGCGTTTGTCCGAAGCCAAGCAGACCATCCCGCATTTCTATCTGCGCCGTGACATTCAGCTGGACGCGCTGCTCAAGTTCCGCAGCCAGTTGAACAAGCAGCTCGAAGGGCGCGGCGTCAAACTCAGCGTCAATGACTTCATCATCAAGGCCGTGGCCAACGCCCTGCAGCAGGTCCCGGAATGCAACGCCGTTTGGGCCGGTGACCGGGTGCTGCAGCTGAAGCCTTCGGATGTGGCGGTTGCCGTCGCCATCGAGGGCGGCCTCTTCACCCCGGTCCTGCAGGACGCCGACACCAAATCACTGTCTGCCCTCTCGACCGAGATGAAGGACCTGGCCGCCCGCGCCCGCGATCGCAAGTTGGCGCCGCATGAATACCAGGGCGGCACATTTGCCGTTTCAAACCTGG is part of the Falsiruegeria litorea R37 genome and encodes:
- a CDS encoding peptidylprolyl isomerase codes for the protein MAEIKDPENTVIVELKGGNVVIELLPDVAPKHSERMKELARAGEYDNVAFHRVIDGFMAQTGDVQHGDMEDGFNLRMAGTGGSSLPNVPAEFSKLPHDRGTLGAARSANPDSANSQFFINFKDNHFLNGQYTVYGRVIEGMEHVDAIVRGEPPASPDRMISVKVAADA
- a CDS encoding glutathione S-transferase C-terminal domain-containing protein, translating into MGDRSTQEDQTGATTRRAQGEFVRGVSGFRHAIGDPGFPPEPGRYHLFVALNCPWCHRVTLARNVLGLQDSITMDVAFPNRTDKNDPDGPNNWQFAPDKVASLTGSTLPECTGETATGQGFRLVKQIYEAEGATERSVPILYDKQQQRIVNNESAEIIRMLGEHAQALGGDGGVDLYPVDARPEVDVLNEQIYVSINNGAYKAGFSSDQTVYASAYAAYFHTLDELEHRLSDGRPYLTGDRFTEADLRLFPTLYRHDPVYYLRMKLNGAKILDYPHLWRWLCRVHALPGVADSCSLVHCRQGYFGRSWNGVVPLGPEKPMPYPQAYDHPELALDA
- a CDS encoding hemerythrin domain-containing protein; amino-acid sequence: MTQTTFDIRTHNMPDEMRVLLDTYPRDSWEAHPGFKDKTRQWLGAHQGFRKLAEVLREDAEVYLDKDMGDGTYAARLSYYGNALVGNLHGHHGWEDRSYFPELSEADPRFDHGLEVLEQDHADLDKVLDSYTKSANRVIKLMQLDPGQVRDEVGALHGTSEAIEAFLQRHLSDEEELAVPIILHHRLRG
- a CDS encoding peptidylprolyl isomerase; protein product: MRKLAAVFALMASPALATGLQIEVEGEANGTITIDLLEDVAPKHVEQIAALAAEGQYDGVVFHRVIEDFMAQTGDVEFGKLGGNMAAAGRGGSSRPDLPAEFSDIPFDRGVVGMARSQNPNSANSQFFIMFDAGHFLNGQYTVVGKVTGGMDVVDQIKRGKGQNGAVIGQPDVMKKVTVTK
- a CDS encoding ferritin-like domain-containing protein, yielding MDHSTTDTPKTLAAMAVDVLTTADGRAKTAKSRTYAAQWKAARAAGEIIEIGEATPPDHPARPDKPDLLSPRDVPKRKPGSPAGRIALLHAVAHIELNAVDLHWDIIARFTDVPMPMGFYDDWVQAADEESNHFNMMCDCLEAMDSHYGALPAHAGMWRAAIDTSDDLLGRLAIVPMVLEARGLDVTPGMIKIFQNAKETQAVGCLETIYAEEVSHVAYGSKWFNFLCGRDNIDPKEEFHKLVRHYFKGGLKPPFNEEKRADAGLPPDFYWPLADQYPAHVR
- a CDS encoding M23 family metallopeptidase, giving the protein MRTRLAIKIHAFLERIFPERRLFLKSDTDTRFIRLRPETQLIAYAGVTVVVAWAIVATAILLMDSIGSGNFREQAKRDQMTYQERLNALSGERDARAEEALAAQARFNAALDQISVMQSELLESETRRRELETGIDVIQSTLRNTMKDREAARDALTQLEAQNQDDATVHHVAASAPVQMTFMADALERTAQQRDQVISDAQSALDQRDELELEIRLMREQNDQIFRQLEEAMTISVEPLDKMFRNAGMPTDRIIEQVRRGYSGQGGPLTPLSLSTRGEEPSADEARANQLLRQMDQLNLYRIAAEKAPFASPVRAAVRYTSGFGYRRDPKTGGRRMHNGSDFAGPHGTDIFATADGVVTHAGWQSGFGRLVRIQHAFGIETLYAHNTRIRVKKGQRVSRGDHIADMGSTGRSTGTHLHYEVRVNGRPVNPMIYIKAARNVF
- a CDS encoding DUF3179 domain-containing protein yields the protein MRGLFIFLFSLIASVALSSPEFWRHEWPDTDFSRSSVQNWGEILSGGPPKDGIPALSDPSFLRAEDERRIKGREPVITVEIDGVEPRAYPIRYLMWHEIVNDTVGGIPVAVTFCPLCNSGITFDRRVRGKVLSFGVSGKLRHSDMIMYDRETHSWWQQAIGTAIVGELNGTQLRALPTWMESWDEFKARNPQGLVMAQPSYNRSYGRNPYEGYDSLSQPFLYNGALPPHGIPPLARVVRVGDRAWPLSRLRNATDLREAGVVLSWKAGQASALDTGRIARGKDVGSIRVTDGQGRDLPHDVMFAFAFHAFWPDGHWMLGN
- a CDS encoding bactofilin family protein, whose product is MFSKSKINEPGTKAPEAAKPAAPTSAPAAPAQSDFKASAPKAKPPASVLSSDLHITGNLKTTGDIQVEGTVEGDIRAHLLTIGESATIKGEVTADDVVINGRIVGRVRGLKVRLTSTARVEGDIIHKTIAIESGAHFEGSVQRQDDPLNPGRATKPGANPAAAPAAAPAEGK